The Cellulomonas sp. P24 genome contains a region encoding:
- a CDS encoding flagellar hook protein FlgE — MLRSLFSGISGLRAHQTMLDVTGNNIANVNTVGFKSSSTQFQDTLSQVLSNAGAPQAGVGGTNPAQVGLGVRVAGVTTNFAQGAAQLTNNSTDMMISGDGFFTVSKGGQEYYTRAGAFSRDATGQLVTADGALVQGWSAVNGVIDTNAPLTDLRVTNAATMAAKATTTASFEGNLPSDATAGTTLDKQITVYDSLGNARQLDLTFTKGAAGWSVAGSDGTNTLASTPLTFDASGVLTSPAAPVALGPVAVDLSTITGMAGLDTVQSKAQDGQQAGTLQSFTLNADGTLQGAFSNGMKQIIGQIALATFNNPVGLEKAGGSMYRTTVNSGAAQVGTAGSGGRGTLVGGSLEMSNVDLSAEFTNLIVAQRGFQANARVITTSDQVLQELVDLKR; from the coding sequence ATGCTCCGCTCGCTCTTCTCCGGCATCAGCGGTCTGCGCGCCCACCAGACCATGCTCGACGTCACCGGCAACAACATCGCCAACGTCAACACCGTCGGCTTCAAGTCGTCGTCCACGCAGTTCCAGGACACGCTCAGCCAGGTTCTCTCCAACGCGGGTGCCCCGCAGGCCGGCGTCGGGGGGACGAACCCGGCGCAGGTCGGGCTCGGCGTCCGGGTCGCGGGCGTCACGACCAACTTCGCGCAGGGCGCCGCCCAGCTCACGAACAACAGCACCGACATGATGATCTCCGGTGACGGGTTCTTCACCGTGAGCAAGGGCGGTCAGGAGTACTACACGCGGGCCGGCGCGTTCTCTCGCGACGCGACGGGACAGCTCGTCACCGCGGACGGTGCGCTCGTGCAGGGCTGGTCGGCGGTGAACGGCGTGATCGACACCAACGCGCCGTTGACGGACCTGCGGGTGACCAACGCCGCGACGATGGCGGCGAAGGCCACCACGACCGCGAGCTTCGAGGGCAACCTGCCGTCCGACGCGACCGCGGGCACGACCCTCGACAAGCAGATCACCGTGTACGACTCCCTCGGCAACGCACGCCAGCTCGACCTGACGTTCACCAAGGGTGCCGCGGGCTGGTCGGTGGCCGGCAGCGACGGGACGAACACCCTCGCGAGCACCCCGCTCACGTTCGACGCGAGTGGAGTCCTGACGTCTCCGGCGGCCCCGGTCGCGCTCGGTCCGGTCGCCGTCGACCTCTCGACGATCACCGGGATGGCGGGCCTCGACACGGTCCAGTCCAAGGCCCAGGACGGTCAGCAGGCCGGGACGCTGCAGTCCTTCACCCTGAACGCCGACGGCACCCTGCAGGGCGCCTTCAGCAACGGCATGAAGCAGATCATCGGCCAGATCGCGCTCGCGACGTTCAACAACCCGGTCGGCCTCGAGAAGGCAGGCGGCTCGATGTACCGCACGACCGTGAACTCGGGCGCCGCGCAGGTCGGCACGGCCGGCTCGGGCGGGCGGGGCACGCTGGTCGGCGGCTCGCTCGAGATGTCGAACGTGGACCTCTCGGCCGAGTTCACGAACCTGATCGTCGCGCAGCGCGGCTTCCAGGCCAACGCGCGCGTGATCACGACGTCGGACCAGGTGCTGCAGGAGCTCGTCGACCTCAAGCGCTGA
- a CDS encoding flagellar FliJ family protein: protein MAEFRLASLLRVRRLEEDRAASVLAAANARRAETAERHRQDTEALATSELPRRTDELHWHAAVACRAALSGILVESTAVAQLTAQHAATAEQAWSAARTRAVVLEKLEDRHRQALEVEELRVEQLHLDEVAARAAQLQARAATGREDTDGAQRPGGLS, encoded by the coding sequence ATGGCCGAGTTCCGGCTGGCGTCGCTGCTCCGCGTGCGTCGCCTCGAGGAGGACCGCGCCGCGAGCGTGCTCGCCGCGGCGAACGCACGGCGCGCCGAGACCGCGGAGCGTCACCGGCAGGACACGGAAGCGCTCGCGACGAGCGAGCTCCCGCGCCGGACCGACGAGCTCCACTGGCATGCGGCGGTGGCGTGCCGCGCGGCGCTCAGCGGGATCCTCGTCGAGAGCACGGCTGTCGCCCAGCTCACCGCCCAGCACGCCGCGACGGCCGAGCAGGCCTGGAGCGCCGCGCGCACCCGCGCCGTCGTGCTGGAGAAGCTCGAGGACCGCCACCGGCAGGCGCTGGAGGTCGAGGAGCTGCGCGTCGAGCAGCTGCACCTCGACGAGGTCGCGGCCCGCGCCGCACAGCTCCAGGCGCGTGCGGCGACCGGTCGCGAGGACACCGACGGCGCGCAGCGCCCGGGAGGGCTCTCGTGA
- a CDS encoding flagellar biosynthetic protein FliO, whose protein sequence is MSTLVLAGRVVLSLACVLGLIWYAQRRLTGPLGRRRPVGPQLSVVGRHTLGRHASVAVLAAGDRRLLIGVTEHGITLLTELDRVEETEAEASDEAVGSTLPARTPGSIATRGVAAVRAVPASTASARVPSANAPAPSAYAVASTAATAAALAASAPAPTSAAARLLARLPVQREEIDVSTLLTGGVDDVPMAVGQTGGLLDGSILAPSTWRRAARAVRR, encoded by the coding sequence ATGAGCACGCTGGTGCTGGCGGGACGGGTGGTGCTCTCGCTCGCGTGCGTGCTGGGGCTCATCTGGTACGCCCAGCGCCGGCTCACCGGACCGTTGGGGCGCCGTCGGCCCGTCGGCCCGCAGCTCTCGGTGGTCGGTCGCCACACCCTCGGTCGCCACGCCAGCGTCGCCGTGCTCGCCGCCGGCGATCGTCGCCTCCTGATCGGGGTCACCGAGCACGGGATCACGCTGCTCACCGAGCTCGACAGGGTCGAGGAGACCGAGGCCGAGGCGTCGGACGAGGCCGTCGGCTCGACTCTCCCGGCACGGACCCCCGGATCGATCGCGACACGCGGCGTCGCTGCGGTGCGCGCGGTTCCCGCGTCCACAGCGTCCGCCCGGGTGCCGTCCGCCAACGCCCCGGCTCCCTCCGCGTACGCCGTGGCGAGCACCGCGGCGACGGCTGCCGCGCTCGCGGCCTCGGCTCCGGCCCCGACCTCGGCCGCCGCACGGCTGCTCGCACGGCTTCCCGTCCAGCGTGAGGAGATCGACGTCAGCACGCTCCTGACCGGCGGCGTCGACGACGTCCCGATGGCGGTCGGCCAGACCGGCGGGCTGCTCGACGGGTCGATCCTCGCGCCGTCGACGTGGCGCCGCGCGGCCCGGGCAGTGCGCCGGTGA
- a CDS encoding flagellar hook assembly protein FlgD, with product MSVDASAAATGSTGIYTTPATTTAAPKQTLDSQAFLKLLVTQLTNQDPSSPMDTNQMMTQTTQLSSMEQLTAISATSRESFALQMRSSAAALVGQKVSYMNAKGVDVTGIATSVSFAGSTPTVTVGTDVVPLDSVSAVTSSTASASSASTSA from the coding sequence ATGAGCGTCGACGCGAGCGCCGCAGCGACCGGTTCGACCGGCATCTACACCACGCCGGCCACCACCACGGCCGCGCCCAAGCAGACCCTCGACAGCCAGGCGTTCCTCAAGCTCCTGGTCACGCAGCTCACCAACCAGGACCCGAGCTCGCCGATGGACACCAACCAGATGATGACCCAGACCACGCAGCTCTCCAGCATGGAGCAGCTGACGGCGATCTCGGCGACCTCGCGGGAGTCGTTCGCGCTCCAGATGCGCAGCTCGGCGGCTGCGCTCGTGGGGCAGAAGGTCAGCTACATGAACGCGAAGGGCGTCGACGTCACCGGTATCGCGACGTCGGTCTCGTTCGCCGGCTCGACCCCCACCGTCACGGTCGGGACGGACGTCGTCCCGCTCGACTCCGTCTCTGCCGTCACCTCCAGCACCGCCTCCGCCAGCTCCGCGTCGACATCCGCCTGA
- a CDS encoding flagellar motor protein MotB, giving the protein MSSGGHGQGRRRPRGGGHEEEHENTERWLVSYSDMITVLMALFIVLFAISQVDQTKYIALRDSLSAGFGSPITTVVSGGQGAMTGGTNAKPDSVNLAADAGLTPTTAGQSKTDTATGATSSGVDPKTLAAAKAEANHLEAIEAEIKAKLDALGLADRVRFTINKRGLIIGLVADDVFFANGSADLTDTARQVLDGAGPALASLTEQISVEGHANILPVSGRYPTNWELSADRATQVLRRLVEADHVAPDRIMAVGFGDARPLVAGTSPEALTINRRVDLVVLSSAPEQVRALVPTLIPAQTNAGG; this is encoded by the coding sequence ATGAGCAGCGGCGGCCACGGTCAGGGTCGGCGCCGGCCGCGCGGCGGTGGGCACGAGGAGGAGCACGAGAACACCGAACGCTGGCTCGTGAGCTACTCCGACATGATCACGGTCCTCATGGCGCTGTTCATCGTGCTGTTCGCGATCAGCCAGGTCGACCAGACGAAGTACATCGCGCTGCGTGACTCGCTCTCCGCCGGGTTCGGGTCACCGATCACGACCGTGGTCTCCGGTGGGCAGGGTGCGATGACCGGCGGGACGAACGCGAAGCCGGACTCGGTGAACCTGGCGGCCGACGCTGGCCTGACCCCGACGACCGCCGGCCAGTCCAAGACCGACACGGCGACGGGTGCCACGTCCAGCGGGGTCGACCCGAAGACGCTCGCGGCGGCGAAGGCCGAGGCGAACCACCTCGAGGCGATCGAGGCGGAGATCAAGGCGAAGCTCGACGCCCTCGGCCTGGCCGACCGCGTCCGGTTCACCATCAACAAGCGTGGGCTGATCATCGGGCTGGTCGCCGACGACGTCTTCTTCGCGAACGGGAGCGCGGACCTCACGGACACCGCACGGCAGGTGCTCGACGGCGCCGGCCCGGCCCTCGCGTCACTGACCGAGCAGATCTCGGTCGAGGGCCACGCGAACATCCTGCCCGTCTCCGGCCGCTACCCGACCAACTGGGAGCTGTCCGCGGACCGCGCCACGCAGGTGCTGCGCCGGCTCGTGGAGGCCGACCACGTCGCCCCGGACCGCATCATGGCGGTCGGGTTCGGCGACGCCCGACCGCTCGTCGCGGGGACCAGCCCGGAGGCGCTCACCATCAACCGGCGCGTCGACCTCGTGGTCCTCAGCAGCGCCCCCGAGCAGGTGCGCGCGCTCGTGCCCACGCTCATCCCGGCACAGACCAACGCAGGAGGGTAG
- the fliN gene encoding flagellar motor switch protein FliN: MKPTDNAAADLAGEVARQVARLLPSTVPLEVSTLPGAPMPTATDIAVVASFIGAVSADLVVVADRAVQEALTSGAGPDLPLEDALRPALEAAADVLGTGVLDTARTVPAPQALTGEGMTVFPLAAEGEVRAWVGVRLRTPSTPAAAGGAGQGASLRLLYDVDMTLTAELGRTKLPIREVLELVPGTVLELDRAAGSPADLMVNGRLIARGEIVVIDEDYGIRITEIVAEEAQVR; encoded by the coding sequence ATGAAGCCCACAGACAACGCCGCCGCGGACCTCGCAGGCGAGGTGGCCCGGCAGGTCGCCCGGCTGCTGCCGTCGACCGTGCCGCTCGAGGTGTCGACGCTGCCCGGCGCGCCGATGCCGACCGCCACGGACATCGCCGTCGTCGCGTCGTTCATCGGGGCGGTGAGCGCGGACCTCGTGGTCGTGGCCGACCGCGCGGTCCAGGAGGCGCTCACGAGCGGCGCCGGCCCCGACCTCCCGCTCGAGGACGCGCTCCGGCCCGCGCTGGAGGCCGCGGCTGACGTGCTCGGCACCGGTGTGCTGGACACGGCCAGGACCGTCCCCGCCCCGCAGGCGCTGACCGGCGAGGGCATGACGGTGTTCCCGCTGGCCGCCGAGGGTGAGGTCCGGGCCTGGGTCGGGGTGCGGCTGCGGACCCCGAGCACCCCGGCTGCGGCCGGTGGGGCCGGGCAGGGGGCGAGCCTGCGGCTGCTGTACGACGTCGACATGACGCTGACGGCCGAGCTCGGACGCACCAAGCTCCCGATCCGTGAGGTCCTCGAGCTGGTCCCCGGGACCGTCCTCGAGCTGGACCGCGCCGCAGGCAGCCCGGCGGACCTCATGGTCAACGGCCGGCTGATCGCCCGCGGCGAGATCGTCGTGATCGACGAGGACTACGGGATCCGCATCACCGAGATCGTCGCCGAGGAGGCGCAGGTCCGATGA
- a CDS encoding flagellar hook-length control protein FliK translates to MTTSPTVTTSPVPTSTGSTRRPSTAARGGSASFDDVLRAQERDDRAATRYRTASPADRPAPAGPGAAAGRRSERAADATDRTAPADGARQQPTEASATRTTAHPRTKDKDKDKDRSAEATSDTASHGTGSTTTRTSSTGTSGTSTTATSTSGTAPTGGEAAGASSAGSVGEAAGGTAAGAALPGTTPIDAAAAAAALGAAAAGPTATVAAHAGAAGEAVTGPTALTAVGSAGARRAGAAGASTVAGAVAAKQTGALGQAGAAGQTRAPVGIGTAGTATGSTTPGAPVAGAVPVTTAGHPTTTTPAHGGGNPTTVAPVALAGAPGTAASAGAAQADAGRAGAAHIDTARVDTSTSVASAAVGTPATVTAPAPATGTAPAPQVASPPLAQQLAPSLQSLRALGNGQHVMTIDVTPDHLGPVRVTAHISAEGVRIDLVGATPESRDALRQSMADLKRDLAGAGLQADLSLGSDAAGSDGSSAAWSRDQAGASGGRPASAPTGSVAAEAPARPLTPIAHTGALDLSL, encoded by the coding sequence ATGACCACCTCACCCACGGTGACCACGAGCCCCGTGCCGACGTCCACCGGGTCCACGCGTCGCCCGTCCACCGCGGCGCGTGGCGGCTCGGCGAGCTTCGACGACGTGCTGCGCGCGCAGGAGCGCGACGACCGGGCCGCGACCCGGTACCGGACCGCGAGCCCCGCGGACCGTCCGGCACCTGCGGGGCCCGGCGCGGCGGCCGGCAGGCGGAGCGAGCGTGCGGCGGACGCCACCGACCGGACCGCTCCGGCCGACGGGGCACGGCAGCAGCCCACCGAGGCGTCGGCCACCAGGACCACGGCTCACCCGCGGACGAAGGACAAGGACAAGGACAAGGACCGTTCCGCGGAGGCGACCTCCGACACGGCGTCGCACGGCACGGGGTCGACCACCACCCGTACGAGCAGCACCGGTACGAGCGGCACGAGCACGACCGCCACCAGCACGAGCGGCACCGCACCGACGGGTGGCGAGGCGGCCGGCGCGTCGTCCGCCGGATCCGTCGGCGAGGCTGCGGGCGGCACCGCAGCGGGCGCGGCGCTCCCGGGCACGACGCCGATCGACGCGGCCGCAGCCGCTGCCGCTCTCGGTGCGGCAGCCGCCGGCCCGACGGCGACGGTGGCGGCGCACGCAGGAGCAGCGGGGGAGGCGGTCACCGGCCCGACAGCGCTCACGGCGGTCGGGTCGGCCGGTGCGCGACGCGCCGGAGCGGCCGGCGCGTCGACCGTGGCGGGTGCGGTAGCTGCGAAGCAAACGGGTGCTCTCGGGCAGGCCGGTGCCGCGGGGCAGACCCGTGCACCAGTAGGGATCGGCACCGCCGGGACGGCGACGGGGTCCACGACGCCGGGTGCGCCCGTGGCCGGTGCGGTGCCCGTCACGACCGCCGGGCACCCGACCACGACCACGCCTGCGCACGGTGGCGGGAACCCCACCACCGTCGCGCCTGTGGCACTGGCCGGGGCACCGGGCACCGCGGCGTCGGCGGGTGCAGCCCAGGCCGATGCCGGGCGGGCGGGTGCTGCCCACATCGACACCGCCCGCGTCGACACCTCGACGTCGGTCGCATCGGCCGCCGTCGGCACCCCGGCGACCGTGACGGCACCCGCCCCGGCGACCGGCACGGCACCCGCGCCCCAGGTCGCCTCGCCGCCGCTCGCCCAGCAGCTCGCCCCGTCGCTGCAGTCGTTGCGCGCGCTCGGCAACGGTCAGCACGTGATGACGATCGACGTCACCCCGGACCACCTCGGCCCGGTGCGCGTCACCGCGCACATCTCCGCCGAGGGGGTGCGGATCGACCTGGTCGGTGCGACGCCGGAGTCGCGCGACGCGCTGCGCCAGTCGATGGCGGACCTCAAGCGCGACCTCGCCGGCGCCGGGCTGCAGGCGGACCTGTCGCTCGGGTCGGACGCCGCCGGGTCGGACGGGTCGTCGGCGGCGTGGTCACGGGACCAGGCCGGCGCCTCCGGCGGACGGCCCGCGTCGGCCCCCACCGGGTCGGTCGCCGCCGAGGCCCCCGCACGCCCCCTCACCCCGATCGCCCACACGGGCGCCCTCGACCTGTCCCTGTGA
- the fliL gene encoding flagellar basal body-associated protein FliL — MATVEKRVIASSVRAQRPGGGGAAPAAEPGKDDAKKKKPKKKLLIIAVALVLVVGGAAYYFLVMSKASGAAAAPPPPVPGSVAKVSSVSLNLASGHYLRLGLGLQLTSTADAKTFDTSKALDLAISLYSERTVDEVTIASSRDALKAQLLAAIEKAYPEEVMGLYFTDYVTQ, encoded by the coding sequence ATGGCCACAGTCGAGAAGCGGGTCATCGCCTCGTCGGTGCGCGCGCAGCGCCCCGGCGGTGGCGGCGCGGCGCCCGCGGCCGAGCCCGGCAAGGACGACGCGAAGAAGAAGAAGCCCAAGAAGAAGCTGCTGATCATCGCGGTCGCGCTGGTCCTCGTCGTGGGTGGCGCGGCGTACTACTTCCTCGTGATGAGCAAGGCGTCGGGCGCCGCAGCGGCCCCGCCGCCCCCCGTCCCCGGCTCCGTCGCGAAGGTGTCGTCGGTGAGCCTCAACCTCGCGAGCGGTCACTACCTGCGGCTCGGCCTCGGGCTCCAGCTGACCTCGACCGCCGATGCCAAGACCTTCGACACCTCGAAGGCCCTCGACCTCGCGATCTCGCTCTACTCCGAGCGGACCGTCGACGAGGTCACGATCGCCTCGAGCCGCGACGCCCTCAAGGCGCAGCTGCTCGCCGCGATCGAGAAGGCGTACCCGGAGGAGGTGATGGGCCTCTACTTCACGGACTACGTGACCCAGTGA
- a CDS encoding flagellar FlbD family protein produces the protein MIVVTRLNGPQFAVNPDLLQRIESAPDTILTLIDGTKYIVEESVDEVIVLIQAYRAQVIAQAQQLQAHDAVRRLEPVHDAADEVRVDERAGPMAPPVQLHPRRL, from the coding sequence GTGATCGTGGTGACCCGACTCAACGGACCGCAGTTCGCGGTCAACCCCGACCTGCTCCAACGCATCGAGAGCGCGCCGGACACCATCCTCACGCTCATCGACGGCACCAAGTACATCGTCGAGGAGTCGGTCGACGAGGTCATCGTCCTCATCCAGGCGTACCGCGCCCAGGTGATCGCGCAGGCGCAGCAGCTTCAGGCGCACGACGCAGTCCGGCGGCTCGAACCCGTGCACGACGCCGCCGACGAGGTCCGCGTCGACGAGCGCGCCGGCCCGATGGCACCGCCCGTCCAGCTCCACCCCAGGAGGCTGTGA
- a CDS encoding motility protein A, with protein sequence MDPATLIGLGLAFGGVFSMMIIEGANPMSVVLPGPLVLVIFGTLGAGLAGSTLKDAIRAFSAIPKAMLAKLPDPGPTIETVVGLADRARREGLLALEDAARDIDDPFLRSGLQAAIDGTDPDDLRTILEDRVATKRASDRVSAKYFTDMGGYAPTVGIIGTVVSLVHVLENLADPSSLGEAIAAAFVATLWGILSANLIWLPFGSRIKRVSDLECARMELTVEGLLAVQAGANPRLVGERLRSLVPAEEPKAEKKVA encoded by the coding sequence ATGGATCCGGCCACCCTGATCGGCCTCGGCCTCGCCTTCGGCGGCGTCTTCTCGATGATGATCATCGAGGGCGCCAACCCGATGTCCGTCGTGCTCCCCGGCCCCCTCGTGCTGGTGATCTTCGGCACGCTCGGTGCCGGGCTGGCGGGGAGCACGCTCAAGGACGCGATCCGCGCGTTCTCCGCGATCCCCAAGGCCATGCTCGCCAAGCTGCCCGACCCCGGTCCCACGATCGAGACCGTCGTCGGGCTCGCCGACCGGGCCCGGCGCGAGGGACTGCTCGCGCTCGAGGACGCCGCACGGGACATCGACGACCCGTTCCTGCGCTCCGGTCTGCAGGCCGCGATCGACGGCACCGACCCGGACGACCTCCGCACGATCCTCGAGGACCGCGTCGCGACCAAGCGCGCCTCCGACCGGGTCAGCGCGAAGTACTTCACCGACATGGGTGGGTACGCGCCGACCGTCGGCATCATCGGCACGGTCGTCTCGCTCGTGCACGTGCTCGAGAACCTCGCCGACCCGTCGTCTCTCGGTGAGGCGATCGCGGCGGCCTTCGTGGCGACCCTCTGGGGGATCCTCTCCGCGAACCTCATCTGGCTGCCGTTCGGCAGCCGCATCAAGCGCGTCTCCGACCTCGAGTGCGCGCGCATGGAGCTGACCGTCGAGGGCCTCCTGGCGGTCCAGGCGGGCGCGAACCCGCGTCTGGTCGGCGAGCGCCTGCGCAGCCTGGTGCCCGCGGAGGAGCCCAAGGCCGAGAAGAAGGTCGCATGA
- a CDS encoding flagellar motor switch protein FliM, which translates to MPIRWTVTVQDPQRTSARRKRSTTPEVYDFRRPMTLARDHARALEMAFETFSRQWGTQLTSRLRAVSTVTLDGVSMVSYDEYVRSLPEMTTVLLCTVEQTRSTAILELPIPMVMTWVDYLLGGPGRVDESALRELTEIEMTLVRDLLHHVLANLTYAFAAVMPIDVTIRSAQYNPQFVQAAPASEPVIVATFAILAGESESSATLMIPAEILLAGLRAGEDLDARSDEERAAQRNAQAMLARAIRDVPVDVSVRFSSRTVHPRDVVSLAVGDVVPLSHRTSTPLDVVVDGVVMARAAAGTNGNRLACMVVTVEENH; encoded by the coding sequence ATGCCGATCAGGTGGACCGTGACGGTCCAGGACCCCCAGCGCACCTCCGCGCGACGCAAGCGTTCGACGACCCCGGAGGTCTACGACTTCCGGCGGCCGATGACGCTCGCGCGCGACCACGCGCGCGCGCTGGAGATGGCCTTCGAGACGTTCAGCCGACAGTGGGGTACCCAGCTGACCTCCCGGCTGCGCGCGGTCAGCACCGTCACCCTCGACGGCGTCTCGATGGTGTCGTACGACGAGTACGTCCGGTCGCTCCCGGAGATGACGACGGTGCTGCTGTGCACCGTCGAGCAGACCCGGTCCACCGCGATCCTCGAGCTCCCGATCCCCATGGTGATGACCTGGGTCGACTACCTGCTCGGCGGGCCCGGCCGCGTCGACGAGTCGGCGCTGCGCGAGCTGACCGAGATCGAGATGACGCTCGTCCGTGACCTGCTGCACCACGTGCTCGCGAACCTCACGTACGCGTTCGCCGCCGTGATGCCGATCGACGTGACGATCCGGTCCGCGCAGTACAACCCGCAGTTCGTGCAGGCCGCCCCGGCGTCCGAGCCGGTGATCGTGGCGACGTTCGCGATCCTGGCGGGCGAGTCGGAGTCGTCGGCGACGCTCATGATCCCGGCCGAGATCCTGCTCGCCGGGCTGCGCGCCGGCGAGGACCTCGACGCGCGGTCCGACGAGGAGCGCGCCGCCCAGCGGAACGCCCAGGCGATGCTCGCCCGCGCGATCCGCGACGTGCCCGTCGACGTGTCCGTGCGCTTCTCGTCCCGCACGGTGCACCCGCGCGACGTCGTCTCGCTCGCCGTGGGTGACGTCGTCCCGCTGTCCCACCGCACGTCGACCCCGCTGGACGTCGTGGTCGACGGTGTCGTCATGGCCCGCGCCGCAGCGGGCACCAACGGCAACCGGCTCGCCTGCATGGTCGTCACCGTCGAGGAGAATCACTGA
- a CDS encoding C40 family peptidase produces the protein MSGLEAVQSRLAEIRGLIDTWSGVQPTVGATTATGTTSSSSTFDATLAAADSTLSGAGVAGLSGTATTATGQVTGAGLVQAAKAYLGVPYVWGGESRSGMDCSGLVQRAMADLGVSVPRTSQQQATIGTAVPSMSQALPGDLLVFDGGAHIGIYAGNGTMVVAPHAGEDVQVQKVYQTPTTIRRVLPEQSTTTAAATDPGLAAQLVTAATQRAALAMMTTGTTGTTGASSSTTGSGTTLDALVAAAGGSSTGTSLSSSQYSALLASMGVSA, from the coding sequence GTGAGCGGCCTCGAGGCGGTGCAGAGCCGCCTCGCGGAGATCCGCGGACTGATCGACACCTGGTCGGGGGTGCAGCCGACCGTCGGTGCCACGACCGCCACCGGTACGACGAGCTCGTCGTCGACCTTCGACGCGACCCTCGCGGCGGCCGACTCGACGTTGTCGGGCGCCGGTGTCGCCGGGCTCTCCGGCACGGCCACCACGGCGACCGGGCAGGTGACCGGGGCCGGGCTCGTCCAGGCTGCGAAGGCGTACCTCGGCGTGCCGTACGTGTGGGGCGGCGAGAGCAGGTCGGGCATGGACTGCTCCGGCCTGGTCCAGCGGGCGATGGCCGATCTTGGCGTCAGCGTCCCGCGGACCTCGCAGCAGCAGGCGACCATCGGGACCGCCGTCCCGTCGATGAGCCAGGCCCTGCCGGGCGACCTGCTGGTCTTCGACGGCGGCGCGCACATCGGGATCTATGCCGGGAACGGCACGATGGTTGTTGCGCCGCACGCCGGCGAGGACGTCCAGGTGCAGAAGGTCTACCAGACGCCGACCACGATCCGCCGGGTGCTTCCCGAGCAGTCGACGACGACGGCCGCCGCCACCGATCCCGGTCTCGCGGCGCAGCTCGTGACGGCGGCGACCCAGCGGGCCGCGCTCGCGATGATGACCACCGGGACCACCGGGACCACCGGGGCCTCGAGCTCGACCACCGGCTCCGGGACCACGCTCGACGCCCTCGTCGCCGCCGCCGGAGGGTCGTCCACCGGGACGTCCCTCTCCTCCAGCCAGTACTCGGCCCTCCTGGCCTCGATGGGAGTGTCCGCATGA
- the fliP gene encoding flagellar type III secretion system pore protein FliP (The bacterial flagellar biogenesis protein FliP forms a type III secretion system (T3SS)-type pore required for flagellar assembly.) → MIPSAPAPRTSLRRLVAGLLVLLGFLLLGATVGASGASAAPRPAAVSTDVALAVPAAPTAPVAPTDPATPGGPGTITIGINGVDGTPSSSIVVLLGITLLSVAPSLLLMMTSFTKIFVVLALTRNAMGLQGVPPNQVIAGLSLFLSLFIMGPVLSQVNDTGVQPYLHGDVTFSQAVETGQQPLRTFMLKQTRQEDLALMTRSAKLPNPKDEAAVPMTTLIPAFMLSELRSAFVIGFVIFVPFLVIDLVVSSALMSMGMMMLPPVMVSLPFKILLFVLVDGWGLIVTALVGSYG, encoded by the coding sequence GTGATCCCGTCCGCCCCCGCACCCCGGACGTCGCTCCGACGCCTGGTCGCCGGCCTCCTCGTGCTGCTCGGCTTCCTCCTGCTGGGCGCGACCGTGGGGGCGTCGGGCGCCAGCGCCGCGCCCCGGCCCGCCGCGGTGTCGACGGACGTCGCTCTCGCGGTGCCGGCTGCCCCCACCGCCCCGGTCGCCCCCACGGACCCGGCCACGCCGGGTGGTCCGGGCACGATCACGATCGGCATCAACGGCGTCGACGGGACACCGAGCAGCTCGATCGTCGTCCTGCTCGGCATCACGCTGCTGTCGGTCGCGCCGTCGCTGCTCCTGATGATGACGAGCTTCACGAAGATCTTCGTGGTGCTCGCCCTGACCCGGAACGCGATGGGTCTGCAGGGGGTGCCGCCGAACCAGGTGATCGCGGGGCTGTCGCTGTTCCTCAGCCTGTTCATCATGGGGCCGGTGCTCAGCCAGGTGAACGACACCGGGGTGCAGCCCTACCTGCACGGCGACGTCACCTTCTCGCAGGCGGTCGAGACCGGTCAGCAGCCGTTGCGGACGTTCATGCTCAAGCAGACCCGTCAGGAGGACCTGGCGCTGATGACGCGCTCGGCCAAGCTCCCGAACCCGAAGGACGAGGCGGCGGTCCCGATGACCACGCTGATCCCGGCGTTCATGCTGTCCGAGCTCCGCTCGGCGTTCGTCATCGGGTTCGTCATCTTCGTGCCGTTCCTCGTCATCGACCTCGTGGTGTCGTCGGCCCTGATGTCGATGGGCATGATGATGCTGCCGCCTGTCATGGTGTCGTTGCCGTTCAAGATCCTGCTGTTCGTCCTGGTGGACGGCTGGGGCCTGATCGTCACGGCGCTCGTCGGAAGCTACGGGTGA